One Pseudobutyrivibrio xylanivorans genomic window, ACAATGGTTGCCCAACGCTACCCGTTTTATTGCATTCGTCATTGATACAAATAATGACACCACTGCTTAGTTCCGTCATTCCATATCCTTTAATTACAGGATGCTTTATATTTCGTTTGGTTATGAACTCGTTAATAAATTGCTCTGACGAAACTGTCATCTTATCGCCGCCCGCAATAAAATATTTTATGAAAGACAAATCTTTCATTTTCTTATCTTTGGCAATTAGTTCAAAAAAGTATGGCACACCAACAATGTTGTTAGGCTTATTCTTTCTAACCAGCTTTCCCAATTCTTCTGGTTCAAATTTAGGTATAAGCTGTAGTTCCATTCCCTCTGCTAGTGGCGCACAAATACCACATGCCAATCCATACGCAAGAAATGGCGGCATAATATCCAGCAAAGAATCTCCTTTTACCATATCTGGAAGTACATGTTTATTTGCAAAACAAATTGCAGTAAGACTTCTATTAGTCAACATGGCTCCCTTAGGTACACCTGTAGTACCAGATGTGTACACAATGGCTGCTACATCATCAGGCTCGGTATTAACGCTAGTTAGGCTTTTTCTTCCGCTCTTAGTAACAAAATTATTCCAGCTCTCAAAATCCTTATGCGCCTTGTTATGCATTTTCACTCTATAAGCGAGTTTTAAATGAAGCGGTAGAGAGTCAGCCGCAGATATTTCAACACAATTAGCAATTGCTAACTCATCAGCGACCTTCCCAATCTTATCGTTGTAAATATCTATAGAAAAAAGGAGTTTTGTGTCAGTTCCCAAAAATTCTTTTATTCGCAAAGCATTTATTCTTGGATCAATAAAATTTGCAATTGCTCCAATTTTATTCAAAGCTAAAAACAAATAAACTGTCTCAGGTAAAATTGGCAGACAAAGAGAAACTTTATCTTCTTTTTCGATTCCCCTAGCAGATAAAACCTCTGCTAATTCATCAACACGTTTCTTTAACTCAAAATATCTTAACTTGGTTCCATAAAAACTTATTGCGACCTCATTTTCAAACCCTTCATTCTTCATGCACTCAAAGATATGAAGATAAATACTTGACTCCTCATAATCTTTATGTAATGCCTCATCACTGTAATATTTCTGCCATGGTTTGTCCTTGGATGGATAACCGGTCCATTGTGAATCCATAGTATATTCTCCCAATATAATTATCTGTTTCAGAAAGTAGACTTTTTGAAACAGCATATTTATAATGGAGTTGTTAGACAAAATAACGGTTTTTGCTTAATTTTTCACTGTTTCTTATTGTCTACTCAATGAAACACATTTCAGCATTTCTTTAATCTCTAGTTTCCTTACACCTACGATAAAACGTGCTATGCGACATTCCTGCTTTTTCAGCTGCTTCCCTGCTAGTAATTGCTCCGGCATTCCACTCGTTACAAGCTTGCTGAAACGATTCAGATAAAGCTTTCTTTGGTCTTCCAAATACAACACCTCTCTCCCTAGCAGCAACGATTCCCTCACTCTGCCTTTGTCTAATAAAAATACGTTCAGTTTCTGCGACATAAGCTAAAATCTGTAACACCAAATCTGATATGAATTTGCCAGTAAGTCCATTTACTTCTGTTGTAGTATTCAATAATGGCATATCCAAAATCTCAATATTGGCTTCTTTTTCTTTTGTAATAATTCTCCACTGATTTAGAATTTCATCGTAATTTCGTCCTAGCCTATCTATACTTTTTGCAACAACTAAATCATCCTTCTTCAGCTTCTTAATCATTTTTTGATATTCAGGTCTGTCAAAATTCTTACCGGACAATTCATCCACAAAAATATTTCTCTTGCTAATCCCCCTTTTCATCAGCGCATCAAATTGCCTATCGGTATTCTGATCCTTACTTGAAATTCTTATATACCCATACTCCACCATATCATCGCCTCCTTTATAGCTTTTCCCAAACTTTAAAGCAGGCAATAAGAAACATACTTTTTATGTACTTAGAATAAGTCCATTTTTACCATAATAACATTTTGCGAACTTAAAATGTACTTACATTAAACTTTCATTGTTGAGGGATTAAATATGACAAAAGAAAAAGATAAACATTTAGGATTAAGAATAGATAGTGAAACTCATGACAAGCTTAAAGAACTTGCTGAATATGATGGTCGTTCTATAAACGGGGAGGTTTTATATCTTATTCGACAAGCTATCAAGAAATATGAACAAGAAACAAAATAACTAAAACAAAAGACACATGAGATTCATTTCTACATGTGTCTTTATTATTTATATCATCTGAAAATACTTCAACGCCTCTTCAACAGGCTTCCAATGCCCTCTGGACAATCTCGTCTCACATAATCTGGATTCTGGTAACATCTATAAAGTGCTCAGCTTGTGACTAATTCTTGGACAATAACGCAACCGTCTCCGTATGCATTGTGTGTCCAAACTGATCACACACAGTGTACTTCTGAAGGTGATAGCCACGCTCCTCTAGATACTTGAGGTCGCGGGCCAATGTGGCACTGTCACAGCTGACATAAACAATACGAGAGGGCTGCATCTTTACCATGGTATCAAGGGCAACTGTGTCGCATCCCTTGCGAGGTGGATCCACCATTATGACATCTGGGTGGGACATCTTCTCGTAGATTTCTGGAAGAACTACCTCTGCTTCGCCACAGTAGAACTCAGCATTATCCAAGCCATTAAGCTTTGCGTTTGCTTTAGCGTTTTCGATAGCCTGTGGAACAACCTCGATTCCAATCACGCGTCCTGCGTGCTTTGCCATAGAGAGGGAAATAGTACCGATACCGCAGTAAAGATCCCAAACCTCTTCTGTACCGTGCAAATCAGCATACTCAAGCGCCTTGCTATACAATTTCTCCATCTGGTCGTGATTGACCTGATAGAAGGAGTTTGCGCTGATATCAAAGGCGATAGTATCACCATTTGTAAGAGTGATAGTATCGCGGATAGCTTCTTTGCCGTAGAGGACCTTGGTCTCATATCCCATAATGACATTATCGCGGCGGGTGTTGATATTGAGCACCAACGAAGCCAACTCAGGTTCCACGGTTTTCACGTGAGATACTAATGAATCCACTGCCGGAAGCTTATCACCATTCACCACTACACAGACCATTGTCTCGCCAGTGGCCTTGCCTTCTCGGACGAGCACATGACGAATTAAGCCCTTACCTGTAGCCTCGTCATAGGCAGCTACCTTATTTTCATTCATGTAATCTATTACCGTATATACGATATCCATACTCTTTTTAGAGCAGATTTTGCAATCAGATGATGGAACAATCCTATGGCTTCTGGCACCATAAAATCCCGCAATCAGATTGCCATCTTTATCTGTCCCAATTGGAACCTGTGCCTTATTACGATAGCGAAATGGGTCTATCATTCCAAGGATTGGCTCACGAACCGAATCAACAAACGCTCTGTCATAACCGCCAATCTTTACCAGATTATTCGCAACAATATTGTCCTTGATCTCCAGCTGCTTAGCATAGTCTACCTGCATAATCTGACAACCGCCACACTGCTTTGCATTAGGGCAGGCTGGCTCCACACGGAATTTGCTTGGTTCAATAACTTCCTTCAGAGCAGCGAAGCAATATGTCTTTTTCACCTTTGTGATAATAACATCACAAACATCTCCAACAACTGCATCTTTGACAAAAATGGTCACACCATCAGTGTGACCAATTCCTGCGCCCTCAAGGGACATATCTTCGATTGTAAGTCTTACAATATCATTTTTATTCATTAATTCTTTCCTGTTCTACGGATGTTTGAATCAAGCAGACGATTAAAGCCCTGCCAGGTCAAATTGTTCTCGTCAACATTCTCAAGAGCCTCATAGATTGTCTCAAGCTTTGCATCGATATTGTCCGCAAATGAAAGGGCAATTGCCTCTGCAATAGCTGGCTTCTTTGGTGAGCCAAACTCAAGCTCGCCGTGATGAGAAAGGATACAGTGAATAAGCTCCTTGCGCTTCACCTCTGGGAAGCCTGGAATCTCGTCAATTGATCTGTCCAGCATATTTGCGCCAACATAGATATGACCGAGAAGCTGTCCCTCGTCAGTGTAGTCATTTCTAGGGAACTCTGAAAGCTCTCTAACCTTTCCAAGATCGTGGAAAATTGCAGCTGTAATAAGTAAATCCCTGTCAAGGAAAGGGTACTGCTTGCTGAAGAAATCACAGTTGGTAGCAACCGAAAGTGTGTGCTCCAATAGTCCACCAGTGAAGCCATGATGAACTGACTTCGCTGCAGAATGAGATTTAAACTGCTTGATGAACTCCTTGTCCTCAACAAAATATTTATTAAGTAAAGTCTTGAAATATGGAGTCTTTACTGAATTGATGAGCTTCATCAAATCGCTCCACATAACGCCAATTTCCTTCTTGCTGGCTGGAATATAATCTGAAATATCGTACTCTCCATTGTTTGCCTTGCGAAGTCTCTTGATGTTGAACTGTAATGCACCGTTCCAGCTTGTGATATCACCAGTAACAGTGATGAAATCAAGCTCGTCGTAGTCGCTGATTCCCTCTGAATCAACATCCCAAATCTTTGCCTCAATTGTACCGCTCTTATCGCAAAGTGTAAGTGACTCAAAAGCCTTTCCAGTCTTTGAAATGCCCTGGGTCTTCTTCTTGCAAAGGTATGTTTCTGTACCCCTGTCTCCCTCTTTGAGGGTGTTAATGTATTTCATTTAATTCTCCATTTCTAAGCCCGATAAACAGGCGCGCGGTAGTCCCGCAAAATCTTATTTAATTATAAGGGATGGTGGAAGGATAATCAACGGGAAGGGGATGGTCGAAAATATAAATTTTTATGTCGATTTTTAGTCGTTTTCCGACTATTCTTGTGGTAGGATGCTACTTAAGGATGCCAATAGCAGACAAGCTCTTGGTGTTGCAAAAGGAGCCAATCTCGCTCCGGTGCAATACCAAGGCTTGTAAGCGTAACTGGCACAGTGAGGTGAATCATGAAAAATATATTATTTCCACAATTGAATGGTATTCTACATGGCGGAGACTACAACCCAGAGCAATGGTTGGACCGCCCTGATATTTTAGAAAAAGATATAGAACTTATGAAGGAAGCAGAAATCAACACCGTTACTATGGGTGTTTTTTCCTGGTCCGTACACGAGCCTACAGAGGGCAATATTAACTTCGACTGGCTGGCTGATATCATGGACCGTCTATACGATAATGGCATCTATACTGTACTCGCCACTCCTACAGGTGCTCGTCCAGCATGGCTTGACGCCAAGTATCCTTCTGCCATGCGCTGCGATGAAATGGGTGTAAGAAATCACCACGGTGTGCGACATAATCATTGTATGCAGTCACCTGAATATCGTGAAAAAGTTCGCATCATGGATAAAGCCCTCGCTCAGAGATTTTCCGGTCATCCAGGGCTATTGATGTGGCACATTTCAAACGAGCTGGGTGGCTACTGCTACTGTGATACCTGCCGTCAGAAATTTCAGGAGTGGCTTGCGGACCGCTACGACCACGACATCGAGAAGCTGAACAAAGCTTGGTGGACCACCTTTTGGTCACACAAATTCAATAGCTTTGATCAGATTGACCCTCCTTATGCGAATGGCGAGAACTGTGTGCTTGGTCTCAACCTTGACTGGAAGAGATTTTCAACCTGGTCTGCCACAGATTTTATGCGTTTTGAAATCGATACTCTTCACGCTGCAGGCGCAAAAGAACCTACCACAACAAACTACATGGAGATGTTCTACGATTATGACTACCATTACATGAGTCAGTTTATCGATGTTATCAGTTGGGATAATTATCCTGAAATGCATAACAACAGGCAGTCAGACAGCATGCATCTTTTAGAACGAAGCTTCAATCATGCTCTCTTCAGAAGCCTTAAACCGGACCAGCCATTTATGATGATGGAATCAGCTCCCGGAGTTGTAAACTGGCGACCTTACAATAAATATCGTCGCCCTGGTATGCACAAGCTTATCTCGATGCAGGCTTTAGCAACAGGTTCGGATACAGTACAGTACTTCCAAATAAGGAAGAGCCGCGGTTCTTCTGAGCAGTGGCACGGCGCAGTCATCGACCACATTGGAACAAATGATACCCGCATCTTTAAAGAGGTTGCGAGCCTTGGTGCTGACTTGAAAAAAATAAGTGAAATTACCGGCTCCCTTTCCGATAACAAGGTTGCTATCCTCTTTGACTGGGACAATCGCTGGGCAATTGATGATGCATGGGCACTTTCAAACGAGACCAAGAACTTTGACAAAACCTGTATGGAAATCTACAACGAATTTATGAGTCTTGGTGTGGAACCAGACATTGTTTCTTCTGATGGAGACTGGAGCCGATATAAAATCATCTGCGCCCCAATGCTCTACGTTCTTCATGATGGAATAGGTCAGAAGATATCAGACTTTGTTAATCATAGCGGTCAGTTTATGGCTACCTATTTCACTGGCTATGTAAACAAGGACTTGTTGGCTAATCTTGGAGGTTTTCCAGGAGACGGTCTGGACAAGGTCTTTGGCCTTCGCTCTGAGGAAATTGATACTCTTTATCCAGAGGACAAGGTGACAATCAGCATTCATGATAAAGCTAGTCGCAGCGCTCATTCAGTGTCTGTTCACGATTATCAGGAAATGCTACGTGATGTTACAGCGGAAGTTCTGGCAAGATACGAAAATGATTATCTTGAGGGCACTCCTGCAATTACCCGAAACACCTTTGGAAATGGTAATGCATACTATGTTGCATGTCGCACTGACCAGCACGACTTGGAATTTCTTTACAGGGAAATGCTTGAAAATGCGAATATCGCATATACGAATCTACCACAGGGCGTTGAAAAACACAGCCGTTTTTCAGATGATGTAAGATATGACTTTTATCTGAATGGTAGCGAGGATAGTAAAACAATCACAAATATTTATGGCATTGATATTCTCACTGGAGAAGAAATCGATGGGACACTTCCCCTTAACAAATATCAAGGTCCCAATAATAAAAAGGGGCTGTGAAATAATCAGCTCATGAAAAAAAGAGAAGTAATAGCTGGAAACAGCCGATTACTTCTCTTTTTTCATGGTAAAATATTACCATGATCAATCAAACCAATTCTTATAATACTCTAAATCAGGGCGTTTTACCATTTTTTATTTCAGATTGCTTGGATATCTGTGATCCGGTT contains:
- a CDS encoding Arc family DNA-binding protein, translated to MTKEKDKHLGLRIDSETHDKLKELAEYDGRSINGEVLYLIRQAIKKYEQETK
- a CDS encoding 3'-5' exoribonuclease YhaM family protein, with the translated sequence MKYINTLKEGDRGTETYLCKKKTQGISKTGKAFESLTLCDKSGTIEAKIWDVDSEGISDYDELDFITVTGDITSWNGALQFNIKRLRKANNGEYDISDYIPASKKEIGVMWSDLMKLINSVKTPYFKTLLNKYFVEDKEFIKQFKSHSAAKSVHHGFTGGLLEHTLSVATNCDFFSKQYPFLDRDLLITAAIFHDLGKVRELSEFPRNDYTDEGQLLGHIYVGANMLDRSIDEIPGFPEVKRKELIHCILSHHGELEFGSPKKPAIAEAIALSFADNIDAKLETIYEALENVDENNLTWQGFNRLLDSNIRRTGKN
- the rlmD gene encoding 23S rRNA (uracil(1939)-C(5))-methyltransferase RlmD, producing the protein MNKNDIVRLTIEDMSLEGAGIGHTDGVTIFVKDAVVGDVCDVIITKVKKTYCFAALKEVIEPSKFRVEPACPNAKQCGGCQIMQVDYAKQLEIKDNIVANNLVKIGGYDRAFVDSVREPILGMIDPFRYRNKAQVPIGTDKDGNLIAGFYGARSHRIVPSSDCKICSKKSMDIVYTVIDYMNENKVAAYDEATGKGLIRHVLVREGKATGETMVCVVVNGDKLPAVDSLVSHVKTVEPELASLVLNINTRRDNVIMGYETKVLYGKEAIRDTITLTNGDTIAFDISANSFYQVNHDQMEKLYSKALEYADLHGTEEVWDLYCGIGTISLSMAKHAGRVIGIEVVPQAIENAKANAKLNGLDNAEFYCGEAEVVLPEIYEKMSHPDVIMVDPPRKGCDTVALDTMVKMQPSRIVYVSCDSATLARDLKYLEERGYHLQKYTVCDQFGHTMHTETVALLSKN
- a CDS encoding class I adenylate-forming enzyme family protein, yielding MDSQWTGYPSKDKPWQKYYSDEALHKDYEESSIYLHIFECMKNEGFENEVAISFYGTKLRYFELKKRVDELAEVLSARGIEKEDKVSLCLPILPETVYLFLALNKIGAIANFIDPRINALRIKEFLGTDTKLLFSIDIYNDKIGKVADELAIANCVEISAADSLPLHLKLAYRVKMHNKAHKDFESWNNFVTKSGRKSLTSVNTEPDDVAAIVYTSGTTGVPKGAMLTNRSLTAICFANKHVLPDMVKGDSLLDIMPPFLAYGLACGICAPLAEGMELQLIPKFEPEELGKLVRKNKPNNIVGVPYFFELIAKDKKMKDLSFIKYFIAGGDKMTVSSEQFINEFITKRNIKHPVIKGYGMTELSSGVIICINDECNKTGSVGQPLCRNNIMVWDSNQNRELKYGQEGEIFITGPSVMKGYSNNTKDEEILFKEIDGVRWVDTGDLGYVDEDGNVFISSRKKRMIVRPDGHNVFPVAIEEVVSEHPDVEAVHVIGVANQEGDNGKIPTACIVFKPSCKNSSKAIEEIKELSLEKLPPRDVALKYVVIDKVPMSSVGKVDYRKLEEIVDNRGGIDYRSGEMINT
- a CDS encoding recombinase family protein; protein product: MVEYGYIRISSKDQNTDRQFDALMKRGISKRNIFVDELSGKNFDRPEYQKMIKKLKKDDLVVAKSIDRLGRNYDEILNQWRIITKEKEANIEILDMPLLNTTTEVNGLTGKFISDLVLQILAYVAETERIFIRQRQSEGIVAARERGVVFGRPKKALSESFQQACNEWNAGAITSREAAEKAGMSHSTFYRRCKETRD
- a CDS encoding beta-galactosidase; its protein translation is MKNILFPQLNGILHGGDYNPEQWLDRPDILEKDIELMKEAEINTVTMGVFSWSVHEPTEGNINFDWLADIMDRLYDNGIYTVLATPTGARPAWLDAKYPSAMRCDEMGVRNHHGVRHNHCMQSPEYREKVRIMDKALAQRFSGHPGLLMWHISNELGGYCYCDTCRQKFQEWLADRYDHDIEKLNKAWWTTFWSHKFNSFDQIDPPYANGENCVLGLNLDWKRFSTWSATDFMRFEIDTLHAAGAKEPTTTNYMEMFYDYDYHYMSQFIDVISWDNYPEMHNNRQSDSMHLLERSFNHALFRSLKPDQPFMMMESAPGVVNWRPYNKYRRPGMHKLISMQALATGSDTVQYFQIRKSRGSSEQWHGAVIDHIGTNDTRIFKEVASLGADLKKISEITGSLSDNKVAILFDWDNRWAIDDAWALSNETKNFDKTCMEIYNEFMSLGVEPDIVSSDGDWSRYKIICAPMLYVLHDGIGQKISDFVNHSGQFMATYFTGYVNKDLLANLGGFPGDGLDKVFGLRSEEIDTLYPEDKVTISIHDKASRSAHSVSVHDYQEMLRDVTAEVLARYENDYLEGTPAITRNTFGNGNAYYVACRTDQHDLEFLYREMLENANIAYTNLPQGVEKHSRFSDDVRYDFYLNGSEDSKTITNIYGIDILTGEEIDGTLPLNKYQGPNNKKGL